One stretch of Candidatus Bathyarchaeota archaeon DNA includes these proteins:
- a CDS encoding aminodeoxychorismate/anthranilate synthase component II, whose product MRILIIDNYDSFVYNIAQYIGELGGEPIVVRSDEVNLKKAKRIAPDRIVISPGPGTPSDRRFFGNCLEVMRGLSFETPTLGVCLGHQGIIHMFGGRIVKAQRLMHGKTSLIRHDGEGIFEGLPNPIQATRYHSLVAEPSTIPETLKVTAYSVEDMEIMGVRHSKYPIEGVQFHPESILTVEGRRMLRNFLEG is encoded by the coding sequence TTGAGGATACTGATCATAGACAACTACGACTCATTCGTATACAATATAGCCCAGTATATCGGCGAGTTGGGAGGGGAACCAATAGTAGTAAGAAGCGATGAGGTTAACCTAAAGAAGGCTAAGAGGATAGCGCCTGACAGAATAGTAATCTCACCAGGACCTGGAACACCATCAGATAGACGTTTCTTCGGGAACTGTTTAGAGGTCATGAGGGGACTGAGCTTTGAGACCCCGACCCTAGGTGTCTGCCTGGGCCACCAAGGCATCATACACATGTTCGGAGGAAGAATAGTCAAGGCCCAGAGGCTGATGCATGGAAAGACCAGCCTGATAAGACATGACGGGGAAGGGATATTCGAGGGCCTCCCAAACCCAATCCAGGCAACCAGATACCACTCCCTAGTAGCCGAACCATCAACCATCCCTGAAACTCTGAAAGTCACAGCATACTCAGTCGAAGATATGGAGATAATGGGTGTACGCCACTCAAAATATCCTATCGAGGGAGTTCAATTCCATCCGGAATCAATCCTCACCGTCGAAGGCAGAAGAATGTTGAGAAACTTTCTGGAGGGTTGA